One genomic segment of Paenibacillus xylanexedens includes these proteins:
- a CDS encoding response regulator — translation MKALLVDDEKHVRDAIRLLGHWEEFGIDTLLEAADGDEAIAAITAHQPQIILSDMRMPGKDGMALLEWISAHAPHSKVLVISGYDDFELVRHAIRHGGMDYLLKPVEADELNASLLKAVTAWGEEDAIRIQSTRQSIVVNRMRPHYQDRLLTELAVGRGSSSSHMQRLQDELNLPCLIPVCSVAVTSLSHLDADCLAKYRSQPDLLVFSVLNICAEMLSTPDEGVMFRQLDQPDEIVLLHWGPSTSLEHILDKVNHGLEQTIQRRLHFGISTCESYPGGISAAYLEASSRLWRRNAVQIKQRIHASVESSNGNKIRRLTAHEEPLRMAAMSCRASSVSAAVAEWLDPITDLEVVSAEQIQQWIDELEWMLSRWLDDTAGSSFHEEEVTEEQSIPFAELPLDAEGLLSFPLLRSLLEQRLLAAGKALTAHHHANPDPMSEIARYMDAHYQEDLSLQQIAARFYLSREYISRKFKQQFGLNWSEYLGKLRINNAKLLLQNPSLRVVKISEMVGFQDEKYFSKVFKKIEGITPAEYRKTLLEAGT, via the coding sequence ATGAAGGCACTGCTTGTAGATGATGAAAAACATGTCCGCGATGCCATAAGGTTGCTTGGTCATTGGGAAGAGTTTGGCATTGATACATTACTTGAAGCAGCAGACGGGGATGAAGCCATCGCCGCCATCACGGCACATCAACCTCAAATCATACTCAGTGACATGCGTATGCCGGGCAAGGACGGTATGGCATTGCTTGAATGGATATCGGCTCATGCCCCACACAGCAAGGTGCTGGTTATTAGTGGATATGATGATTTTGAACTCGTGAGGCATGCAATCAGACATGGTGGCATGGACTACCTCCTGAAACCTGTGGAAGCAGATGAGCTGAATGCCTCTCTATTAAAGGCCGTTACAGCTTGGGGAGAGGAAGACGCCATTCGGATACAATCCACCAGGCAATCCATTGTCGTTAATCGAATGCGCCCCCACTACCAGGATCGTCTGCTCACTGAACTTGCCGTCGGAAGAGGCAGCAGTTCATCACACATGCAGCGATTGCAGGATGAGTTAAATCTCCCCTGTCTAATCCCTGTCTGTAGTGTCGCTGTCACCAGCCTGTCCCATCTGGATGCAGATTGTCTGGCAAAATACCGCAGTCAACCGGACCTGCTTGTGTTCTCGGTGCTCAATATCTGTGCCGAGATGTTATCCACACCAGACGAAGGCGTAATGTTTCGTCAGTTGGATCAACCGGACGAGATTGTTCTGCTGCATTGGGGTCCATCCACTTCATTGGAACATATTCTGGACAAGGTCAATCATGGATTGGAGCAGACGATTCAGCGCAGGCTTCATTTTGGCATCTCCACCTGTGAGTCCTACCCTGGCGGAATCTCAGCGGCCTATCTGGAAGCGAGTTCAAGGTTGTGGCGACGTAATGCTGTGCAAATTAAACAGCGAATCCATGCCTCAGTGGAATCATCAAATGGGAATAAAATCAGGCGTTTAACCGCCCATGAAGAACCCCTGCGTATGGCAGCCATGAGCTGCCGGGCTTCCAGTGTATCTGCTGCGGTCGCCGAGTGGCTTGACCCGATTACTGATCTTGAGGTTGTCAGTGCTGAGCAGATCCAGCAATGGATCGATGAGCTGGAATGGATGCTGAGCCGCTGGCTTGATGATACGGCAGGTTCGTCATTCCATGAGGAAGAAGTGACGGAGGAACAGTCTATTCCCTTTGCCGAGTTACCTTTGGACGCTGAAGGACTGTTATCCTTCCCCCTGCTTCGTTCATTGTTGGAACAACGGCTGCTTGCCGCAGGAAAGGCGCTCACCGCTCATCACCATGCCAATCCTGATCCCATGAGTGAGATTGCACGTTATATGGACGCCCATTATCAGGAGGACCTGTCCTTACAGCAGATTGCCGCGCGTTTCTATCTGAGCCGGGAGTATATCTCCCGTAAATTCAAACAGCAATTTGGTCTGAACTGGTCGGAATATCTGGGCAAACTGCGGATCAACAACGCCAAGCTGTTACTGCAAAATCCTTCCCTGCGAGTCGTCAAAATTTCGGAGATGGTTGGATTCCAGGACGAAAAGTATTTCAGCAAAGTGTTCAAAAAAATAGAGGGCATCACGCCAGCGGAATATCGTAAAACATTATTGGAGGCTGGTACGTAA
- a CDS encoding tryptophan-rich sensory protein has product MSRNNPYKWLNAIGFIAVIIVNYLSNALPIGGKTNKEVSDMYPVLLTPSGYAFSIWGLIYLLLAGFVVYQFVPASWKRDSITRLGYWFLASCAFNVAWIFAFQNLQTGLALLIIVLLLLCLIMLYVKTRTITVPTTAEIWLVKLPFSIYLGWISVATIVNAAVLLYKIGWDGFGISEPTWTIIMLIVGMVLAVLVSFRYRDSIYPLVFTWAYIAIALKQKDVTSVYYTAIIIAIVLAIYAVWLFFARNQDRD; this is encoded by the coding sequence ATGTCACGTAACAATCCGTACAAGTGGTTAAACGCCATTGGTTTTATCGCTGTAATTATCGTGAACTACCTCTCCAACGCTCTGCCAATCGGAGGCAAGACCAATAAAGAAGTATCGGATATGTACCCTGTGCTGCTCACACCTTCTGGCTATGCCTTCTCTATATGGGGTTTAATCTACTTGCTGCTGGCAGGATTTGTGGTCTATCAGTTCGTGCCCGCTTCCTGGAAAAGGGACTCGATTACCCGTCTCGGGTATTGGTTTCTGGCAAGCTGTGCTTTCAACGTAGCCTGGATTTTTGCTTTTCAAAACTTGCAGACCGGTCTCGCTTTACTGATTATTGTACTGCTTCTGTTGTGCCTGATCATGCTGTATGTAAAAACACGTACCATTACGGTTCCAACCACTGCTGAGATCTGGCTTGTGAAGCTGCCATTCAGCATCTATCTCGGATGGATTAGTGTGGCAACGATTGTCAATGCAGCGGTACTATTATATAAAATAGGCTGGGATGGTTTTGGTATCAGCGAACCGACCTGGACGATCATCATGCTGATTGTCGGTATGGTTCTAGCTGTTCTCGTTAGCTTCCGTTATCGCGATAGCATATACCCTCTTGTATTCACATGGGCGTATATCGCCATTGCACTTAAACAGAAGGATGTCACTTCCGTATATTATACGGCAATCATCATTGCGATCGTACTGGCCATCTACGCGGTATGGCTATTCTTCGCCCGTAATCAGGATCGCGATTGA
- a CDS encoding IS3 family transposase (programmed frameshift) yields MPAKKGQTFNQYSEETKKEAVRLRLEEGWTYSRIMEKFGIKSESQIITWVRKSQNGESFEDYRGRWTKKHFSSAEEENAYLKAQVEYPKKAQSEFARRGKLDFEARCQSVREISKWAPVVWLCKIAEISRAGYYKWKKNIVLREKRADRDADLKAHILGIHRLRPYFGYKRMRTALGKEGLVVNHKKVRRLMRELQIRSVIRKKRPFAGRKPSVLFRNVLNREFSAAAPVQKLVTDITYVRIGHDFAYLSVVMDLYNNEIVAWELSERNDLKLVMETVKKLKCGPALLHSDQGFQYTTQSYAKLLEEKKLTGSHSRRGNCYDNACIESFFSHLKTEKLYLEKPQNLEQARNQITEYMLFYNKDRFQNKLGDLSPIEFREKVAA; encoded by the exons ATGCCAGCGAAAAAAGGCCAAACTTTTAATCAATATAGTGAAGAAACGAAGAAAGAGGCTGTTCGTCTGCGATTGGAAGAAGGTTGGACATACAGTCGGATCATGGAGAAGTTTGGTATTAAGAGTGAGAGCCAGATTATTACTTGGGTACGGAAAAGCCAAAATGGAGAGAGTTTTGAGGATTATCGAGGACGTTGGACGAAGAAGCATTTTAGCAGTGCAGAAGAAGAAAATGCTTATCTGAAAGCGCAGGTAGAATATC CTAAAAAAGCTCAATCCGAATTTGCACGGAGAGGGAAGCTGGATTTCGAAGCCCGGTGCCAGTCCGTTCGAGAAATAAGTAAGTGGGCACCTGTGGTTTGGTTGTGTAAAATTGCTGAAATTTCTCGTGCAGGTTACTACAAATGGAAGAAGAATATCGTCCTCCGAGAGAAACGAGCAGATCGGGATGCGGATCTAAAAGCACATATTTTAGGCATTCACCGGCTTCGTCCTTATTTCGGCTACAAACGTATGCGAACCGCATTAGGAAAGGAAGGCCTCGTGGTGAATCACAAAAAGGTACGCCGCTTAATGAGAGAACTCCAGATTCGTTCCGTGATTCGCAAGAAACGTCCATTTGCTGGCCGGAAACCGTCAGTTCTATTCCGTAATGTCTTAAATCGGGAATTCTCGGCGGCAGCTCCTGTACAGAAACTCGTGACGGATATTACGTATGTCCGGATCGGGCATGATTTTGCTTATCTCTCGGTTGTGATGGATCTATACAACAACGAGATTGTAGCTTGGGAACTCTCCGAGCGAAATGACTTAAAACTTGTGATGGAAACGGTAAAGAAACTGAAATGTGGACCGGCCTTACTCCATTCCGACCAGGGGTTCCAGTATACAACACAGAGCTATGCCAAATTGCTTGAAGAGAAGAAGCTAACAGGAAGCCATTCTCGGCGTGGGAACTGCTATGACAATGCATGTATTGAGTCGTTCTTCTCCCACTTAAAGACAGAGAAGTTGTATTTGGAGAAGCCTCAGAATTTGGAACAAGCAAGGAACCAAATTACAGAGTATATGTTGTTTTACAACAAGGACCGTTTCCAAAACAAACTCGGCGACCTCTCCCCAATTGAATTCCGAGAAAAAGTCGCCGCTTAA
- a CDS encoding RidA family protein: MKKPISTDQAPGAIGPYSQAVDAGDFIYTSGQLGLNPQTGEFGADVQEQTRLSLSNVKAILEAAGTSMDKIVKTTVFLKDMNDFVPVNEVYSTFFEQPYPARSAVEVARLPKDALVEIEVIALK, encoded by the coding sequence ATGAAAAAACCAATCTCTACCGATCAGGCGCCAGGCGCCATTGGTCCATACAGTCAAGCCGTTGATGCAGGCGATTTCATCTACACTTCCGGGCAGCTTGGCCTGAATCCTCAAACGGGAGAATTCGGTGCAGATGTACAGGAGCAGACACGTCTGTCTTTGAGCAATGTGAAGGCTATCCTTGAAGCAGCAGGCACAAGTATGGATAAAATCGTGAAAACAACGGTGTTCCTGAAGGACATGAATGACTTCGTTCCTGTGAATGAAGTGTATAGCACGTTCTTTGAACAGCCGTACCCTGCACGCAGTGCTGTGGAAGTTGCTCGTTTGCCAAAAGATGCACTGGTGGAGATTGAAGTTATTGCCCTTAAATAG
- a CDS encoding arsenic resistance protein — protein sequence MLTRETMEQQQTWFYVVALFVGAVIGLSNPVWGNVLHYTVSPVLAVLLYSMFVQIPFLQLKESWSNLRFMVALLVANFIVVPVVVWLLTLVFPQSPGVLVGVYLVLLTPCIDYVIVFTQLGRGNEKLMLAATPFLFVIQMILLPFYLWLLMGTEVAQIMQVGPFVEAFLFLIVIPLLLAVVTQVFSRGTVSGERFMNATAWLPVPMMALALIVVVASQIGKVYNDMAIIVNVIPIYIAFLIIMPWISRIIANGFRLNPGAGRALIFSSATRNSLVVLPLALALPPEWATIAAAVIVTQTMVELAGELIYIRLVPAVILRDR from the coding sequence ATGCTCACAAGAGAAACGATGGAGCAACAGCAAACTTGGTTCTATGTAGTTGCACTGTTCGTAGGAGCAGTGATAGGGCTGAGTAATCCGGTATGGGGGAATGTTTTACACTACACCGTGTCCCCGGTTCTTGCCGTTCTGTTATACAGCATGTTTGTACAGATTCCCTTTTTACAGTTAAAAGAGTCCTGGTCGAATCTTCGATTTATGGTGGCGCTACTGGTGGCTAATTTTATCGTAGTACCTGTAGTTGTATGGTTGCTCACACTTGTCTTTCCGCAATCACCAGGCGTTCTGGTCGGAGTCTATCTGGTACTGTTAACTCCTTGTATTGATTACGTCATTGTGTTCACACAGCTCGGCCGGGGCAATGAGAAGCTGATGCTCGCCGCAACACCTTTTTTATTTGTTATACAAATGATCCTGTTGCCGTTTTATTTATGGTTATTGATGGGTACCGAGGTAGCGCAGATCATGCAGGTAGGGCCGTTTGTAGAGGCTTTTCTGTTCCTGATCGTTATTCCACTGCTGCTCGCTGTTGTTACACAAGTTTTCTCCAGAGGTACAGTGAGCGGGGAGCGGTTCATGAATGCGACGGCATGGCTCCCGGTTCCCATGATGGCACTTGCACTGATCGTGGTTGTCGCTTCCCAGATTGGCAAAGTTTACAATGATATGGCGATCATCGTAAACGTGATCCCGATCTACATTGCTTTTCTGATCATTATGCCTTGGATATCTCGGATCATTGCTAATGGATTTCGATTGAATCCGGGTGCAGGGCGGGCGTTAATTTTCAGTTCAGCCACACGGAATTCGCTGGTCGTTTTGCCGCTGGCCCTCGCACTGCCGCCAGAATGGGCAACTATAGCTGCGGCAGTCATCGTTACACAGACGATGGTGGAACTTGCAGGGGAGCTAATCTACATTCGACTTGTACCTGCGGTGATTTTGCGGGATCGGTGA